A single window of Methanosphaera sp. DNA harbors:
- a CDS encoding MotA/TolQ/ExbB proton channel family protein, with amino-acid sequence MASTIPGGEALSGILNVISQSLLLPVMILLVIFIIFAIIELGSIIAEYTSRKKITAEDKEKLIENITISKTKEEIIDAINKSAFSKYDKELLCKVAKLDPEAYDKKIREVLARNLLEDQEGKIIRTLEKDEIVAKVGSGCGLLGTIIPMGPGLAALGSGDMTTLTSNLTVAFNTTTTGLASGTLCFVIAKIRRRWYQKDIDDLYDIAEVILEVI; translated from the coding sequence ATGGCAAGCACAATTCCTGGAGGAGAAGCTTTATCAGGAATTTTGAATGTAATATCACAGAGTTTATTACTTCCAGTAATGATATTACTGGTTATATTTATTATATTTGCAATAATAGAGTTAGGATCAATAATTGCAGAATATACAAGTCGTAAGAAAATTACAGCAGAAGATAAAGAAAAACTTATAGAAAATATTACAATTTCAAAAACAAAAGAAGAAATAATAGATGCAATCAATAAATCAGCATTTTCAAAATATGATAAAGAACTACTATGTAAAGTAGCAAAACTCGACCCAGAAGCATATGATAAAAAAATACGTGAAGTACTAGCACGTAACCTTCTCGAAGATCAAGAAGGTAAAATAATACGTACACTTGAAAAAGATGAAATTGTTGCAAAAGTAGGATCAGGATGTGGACTTCTAGGAACAATTATACCTATGGGTCCTGGACTTGCAGCATTAGGTTCAGGTGATATGACAACACTTACATCAAATCTTACAGTTGCATTTAACACAACAACTACAGGTCTTGCATCAGGAACATTATGTTTTGTTATAGCAAAAATACGTCGTCGATGGTATCAAAAAGATATAGATGACCTTTATGATATAGCAGAAGTAATTCTTGAGGTGATATAA
- a CDS encoding DUF2149 domain-containing protein: MSLRRSRLRGEVDDTDPMSSAVNMTDIMLVLAVGFLIFAVMSTGAESISQAQQQQQSAAQTTELDQQTTELDTTPEAVTSSGSGYEQKGTVYQDPKTGKMVMVSS; encoded by the coding sequence ATGTCACTTAGACGAAGTAGACTGCGTGGTGAAGTTGATGATACAGATCCAATGTCATCAGCTGTAAATATGACAGATATCATGCTTGTACTTGCTGTTGGATTTCTAATATTTGCTGTTATGTCAACAGGAGCTGAAAGTATATCTCAAGCACAACAACAGCAACAAAGTGCAGCACAAACAACAGAATTAGACCAGCAGACAACAGAACTTGACACAACACCTGAAGCTGTTACATCATCAGGTTCTGGTTATGAACAGAAAGGTACAGTATACCAAGATCCAAAAACTGGAAAGATGGTAATGGTATCATCTTAA
- a CDS encoding Ig-like domain repeat protein codes for MKTTKKLLIVSVILLTVMITGCVSAADNSTTTSDDTQTTTISDDISTTQAIQTTDTVKEKTVKSSSSENIKTKDNKNTTTKVENKEIKKDSQKTVESTTKTTKKGAKYDVRSSDYDLYFAFNETTNMTQTTNLVRAGDTINLLGEFKNVNFTIDKPGMTITSEGRNARLYNCSVLVMGINSSNSTVENLTINNSNFYGTGIHTNVTKNITIYNNKIHVNGPFAFALAADSMNNSYVYKNYFETSTREDTFRTHTAAAFGSCYYNLIKNNTVVSDYANGIYFSVYGSGKFLGGYCYDNNVTGNDVTGGDTSWSYTIQIMGTRNIIDNNRVRGGYRGISTQDFTNNTIINNDVNGTNEGIYACEGAIVLNNSVRVNGSTTGITVGGDGVLLEGNYISSNNGSCVVISANNVTIKDNTMWSTDSYCIYSKGKYTQINITGNDMRSKKAGILFRKQSTTKRINHVSVTKNRIQSYGDCAIDFTEAGALNPADVNITVADSNALNCSAGSGLEKAYLPPAAGSSENTSDSNKTYVVTEDTYYQYFNDDFSVNTRKVLKNDTIILQGTFTNKDFLFPIKVHVIGRNCIINEGTVRFSEDASASTVCNVTIINKGNKTYNRHGIELLEVNNCNVTNNTVYNYDLWESFGIWVYSSSGSRITKNIVVTSGDYVNHGILLYASDLSIVADNKVHLNQSAKPVQYADEIMYNEKMGTIGEVLHNYGILLLYSSYNTIENNNVTTKSLFKEYTFPTTDCKNSVVGIDVYYDSNYNLIQNNNINVDSLGPYAYGMGVLGAPWGSSITAINATNNTFTKNNVTVKGGYFATGFIAGLHSVYTLVEDNQFTVSAVHNSTQKGDYVYGLTLEAARNTTVRSNTFNTSGAAVYNVEIFDSNNNELIGNDFTSIGSYLYGVAGYRACDNKIISNNFSLKNAKYGDVAKAVHSDAIPYGNAGVLLMYDSFRNNVTLNTINSTAPYTVNLTVQAINNTVVENSLRSAKLIGDASVLNDHATNKVERNFLHFTTASMSPIKATVGQPFTINGVVSATTSDLSNITVQLKMGTTLLGTTKVAKDGKFSVKVNETSFFKPTSYTITAYVTGTNFQNATTTATLNLNRTLKDPTVTVTKVKALPGANVTFTVNVEGPLSDKPAGQIILKLDGKVLTTQNLTLGRITYKYKLPMNIQPGIHNITAVYSGDDKYSPAEGSNILGVLTTSVTTTDAKKGAIGDKINITAKVTSNGAAVKTGKATIIVNGMNVAKVDVVNGKLSYQYTIPTNFTTKVYNIKVKYEGNDTIAASTGNNNLTVVAKQSKINFNTTYATVGENTNLKISISDMSGKILAKGGSLTIKINGKQLKNPDGTPVTGKVDSKTNLVVFTFTAPSSLVGKNNVSFAYSGDNQFTSSEGTFTNALIINPKGTPTKIVVNNVTAKYGSNATFKATIYDNNGNLVTSGKVVFKLNGVTLKKGGQPIKVDVVNGVAQLTYFVKNTAKDYKLTAVFSDNKVRLEKQVTFKVIRADKYLKLDGIITTGNSAKITGKIYDEFGNLVCGNTKVTVKINGKTVLSKVAVANGTMNINLDTKNYKDGVYNVTIIAGENNMQNMVSNNTLLMKNVKDAIVVMPQTAKRGTTITLTSYVFDKNANRMSTGDVVYKLNGKTIATKTTVQNGIATVQYTIPESYSAKDYTLTANYSNGSMKLTNSTVLCITK; via the coding sequence ATGAAAACCACAAAAAAATTACTCATAGTTAGTGTAATTTTATTGACAGTTATGATAACAGGTTGTGTATCTGCTGCAGATAACAGCACAACAACATCAGATGATACACAAACTACAACCATATCAGATGATATTTCAACTACCCAGGCAATACAAACTACAGATACAGTTAAAGAAAAAACTGTAAAAAGTAGTAGTAGTGAAAATATCAAAACAAAAGACAATAAAAATACAACAACTAAAGTAGAAAATAAGGAAATAAAAAAAGATTCACAAAAAACAGTTGAATCTACTACTAAAACAACAAAAAAAGGTGCAAAATACGATGTAAGAAGCAGTGACTACGACCTCTATTTTGCATTTAATGAAACAACAAATATGACCCAGACAACAAATCTTGTAAGAGCTGGAGATACAATCAACCTACTTGGTGAATTTAAAAATGTAAACTTTACAATAGACAAACCAGGTATGACAATAACAAGTGAAGGACGTAATGCAAGATTATACAACTGTTCAGTTCTTGTAATGGGAATAAACTCATCAAATTCAACAGTTGAAAACTTAACAATAAACAACTCAAACTTCTATGGTACAGGAATACACACAAATGTAACAAAAAACATCACAATATACAACAATAAAATACATGTAAATGGTCCATTTGCATTTGCACTAGCTGCAGATTCAATGAACAACAGTTATGTATATAAAAACTACTTTGAAACATCAACACGTGAAGATACATTCCGTACACATACAGCAGCAGCATTTGGTTCATGTTACTACAACTTAATTAAAAACAACACAGTAGTAAGTGACTATGCAAACGGTATATACTTCTCAGTATATGGATCAGGAAAATTCCTTGGAGGATACTGTTATGATAACAACGTTACAGGAAACGATGTAACAGGAGGAGATACATCCTGGTCATACACAATCCAGATTATGGGAACCAGAAACATCATAGACAACAACAGAGTACGTGGTGGATATCGTGGAATATCAACACAGGACTTTACAAACAACACAATTATAAACAACGATGTTAATGGTACAAATGAAGGAATATATGCATGTGAAGGTGCAATTGTATTAAACAACTCAGTACGTGTAAATGGTTCAACAACAGGTATTACAGTTGGTGGAGATGGAGTACTTCTTGAAGGTAACTACATATCATCAAACAATGGAAGCTGTGTTGTAATAAGTGCAAACAACGTAACAATAAAAGACAATACAATGTGGTCAACAGACAGCTACTGTATATATTCAAAAGGTAAATATACCCAGATAAATATTACTGGAAACGATATGAGAAGTAAAAAAGCTGGAATTCTATTTAGAAAACAATCAACAACAAAAAGAATAAACCATGTAAGTGTAACAAAAAATAGAATTCAATCATATGGAGATTGTGCAATAGACTTTACAGAAGCAGGAGCACTAAATCCGGCAGATGTAAATATAACAGTTGCAGATTCAAATGCACTTAACTGTTCTGCTGGATCAGGACTTGAAAAAGCATATCTTCCACCAGCAGCAGGAAGTAGTGAAAATACATCAGATTCAAATAAAACATATGTAGTAACAGAAGATACATACTACCAATACTTTAATGATGATTTCTCAGTAAATACACGTAAAGTTCTAAAAAATGACACAATCATACTTCAAGGAACATTTACAAATAAAGACTTCCTATTCCCAATAAAAGTACATGTAATTGGAAGAAATTGTATAATAAATGAAGGTACAGTAAGATTTTCAGAAGATGCATCAGCATCAACAGTATGTAATGTTACAATAATAAACAAAGGAAATAAAACATACAATAGACATGGAATAGAATTACTTGAAGTAAACAACTGTAATGTTACAAACAACACAGTATACAACTATGACTTATGGGAAAGCTTTGGAATATGGGTATATTCATCAAGTGGATCAAGAATTACAAAAAACATAGTTGTAACATCAGGTGACTATGTAAATCATGGAATTTTATTATATGCATCAGATCTAAGTATAGTTGCAGATAATAAAGTACACCTAAATCAGTCAGCAAAACCAGTTCAATATGCTGATGAAATCATGTATAATGAAAAAATGGGAACAATAGGAGAAGTTCTACACAACTATGGAATACTTCTATTATATTCATCATATAACACAATTGAAAACAACAATGTAACAACAAAATCATTATTTAAAGAATACACATTCCCAACAACTGATTGTAAAAACAGTGTTGTAGGAATAGATGTATACTATGACAGTAACTACAACCTTATCCAGAACAACAACATTAATGTAGATAGTCTTGGACCATATGCATATGGTATGGGAGTTCTTGGAGCACCATGGGGAAGTTCAATAACTGCTATAAATGCAACAAACAACACATTTACAAAAAATAATGTAACAGTAAAAGGTGGATACTTTGCAACAGGATTTATTGCAGGACTTCACAGTGTATATACACTCGTTGAAGATAACCAATTTACAGTAAGTGCTGTACATAATTCTACACAAAAAGGTGACTATGTATATGGATTAACACTTGAAGCTGCAAGAAATACAACAGTAAGAAGTAATACATTTAATACATCAGGAGCTGCTGTATATAATGTAGAAATCTTTGATTCAAATAACAATGAATTAATAGGAAATGACTTCACATCAATTGGATCATACCTCTATGGAGTTGCAGGATACCGTGCATGTGACAATAAAATAATATCAAATAACTTCTCACTTAAAAATGCAAAATATGGAGATGTAGCAAAAGCAGTACATAGTGATGCAATACCATATGGTAATGCTGGAGTTCTTCTAATGTATGACAGTTTCAGAAACAATGTAACATTAAATACAATAAACTCAACAGCACCATACACAGTTAACCTTACAGTACAAGCAATTAACAACACAGTTGTTGAAAACTCATTAAGATCAGCAAAACTTATAGGTGATGCATCAGTACTTAATGATCATGCAACAAATAAAGTTGAAAGAAACTTCCTACATTTTACAACAGCAAGTATGTCACCAATTAAGGCAACAGTAGGACAACCATTTACAATAAATGGAGTAGTATCAGCAACAACAAGTGATCTTTCAAATATCACAGTACAACTTAAAATGGGAACAACACTTCTTGGAACTACAAAAGTAGCAAAAGATGGTAAATTCTCAGTAAAAGTAAATGAAACAAGCTTCTTTAAACCAACATCATATACAATTACAGCATATGTAACAGGTACAAACTTCCAAAATGCAACAACAACAGCAACACTTAACTTAAATAGAACACTTAAAGATCCAACAGTAACAGTTACAAAAGTAAAAGCACTACCTGGTGCAAATGTAACATTTACAGTAAATGTTGAAGGACCACTAAGTGATAAACCAGCAGGACAAATCATACTTAAATTAGATGGTAAAGTTCTAACAACACAAAATCTTACACTTGGACGTATAACATACAAATATAAACTTCCAATGAACATACAACCAGGAATACACAATATTACTGCTGTATATAGTGGAGATGATAAGTATTCACCAGCTGAAGGAAGTAACATCCTAGGTGTACTTACAACATCAGTAACAACAACAGATGCTAAAAAAGGTGCAATTGGAGATAAAATTAACATAACAGCAAAAGTTACATCAAATGGAGCAGCAGTAAAAACAGGAAAAGCAACAATAATAGTAAATGGTATGAATGTTGCAAAAGTAGATGTAGTAAATGGAAAACTATCATATCAATACACCATACCTACAAACTTCACAACTAAAGTATATAACATAAAAGTAAAATATGAAGGTAATGATACAATAGCAGCATCTACAGGAAACAATAATCTTACAGTTGTTGCAAAACAATCAAAAATTAACTTCAACACAACATATGCAACAGTAGGTGAAAATACCAACCTTAAAATCAGTATATCTGATATGTCAGGTAAAATCCTTGCAAAAGGTGGAAGTTTAACAATTAAAATTAATGGTAAACAACTTAAAAATCCTGATGGAACACCAGTTACAGGAAAAGTTGACTCAAAAACAAATCTTGTAGTATTTACATTTACAGCTCCATCATCACTTGTAGGTAAAAATAATGTATCATTTGCATACTCTGGTGATAATCAATTTACATCATCTGAAGGAACATTTACAAATGCACTTATTATAAATCCTAAAGGAACACCAACAAAAATCGTAGTTAATAATGTAACAGCAAAATATGGCTCAAATGCTACATTTAAAGCTACAATATATGATAATAATGGTAACCTTGTAACAAGTGGTAAAGTTGTATTTAAATTAAATGGTGTTACACTTAAAAAAGGTGGACAGCCAATAAAAGTTGACGTAGTAAATGGTGTTGCACAACTTACATACTTTGTTAAAAATACAGCAAAAGACTATAAACTTACAGCTGTATTTTCAGATAACAAAGTAAGACTTGAAAAACAAGTAACATTTAAAGTAATACGTGCAGATAAATACCTAAAACTTGATGGTATAATAACAACAGGCAACAGTGCTAAAATTACAGGTAAAATCTATGATGAATTTGGAAACCTCGTATGTGGTAATACAAAAGTAACAGTTAAAATCAATGGTAAAACAGTTCTTAGTAAAGTTGCAGTAGCTAATGGAACTATGAATATTAACCTTGACACTAAAAACTATAAAGATGGAGTATATAATGTTACAATTATTGCAGGTGAAAATAACATGCAAAATATGGTATCAAATAACACTCTTCTTATGAAAAATGTTAAAGATGCAATCGTTGTAATGCCACAAACTGCAAAAAGAGGAACAACCATAACTCTTACATCATATGTATTTGATAAAAATGCAAATCGTATGAGTACTGGTGATGTTGTTTATAAATTAAATGGTAAAACTATTGCTACAAAAACAACAGTGCAAAATGGTATTGCAACAGTACAATATACTATACCTGAAAGTTATTCAGCAAAAGATTATACTCTTACTGCTAACTACTCAAATGGTAGTATGAAACTTACAAATTCAACAGTATTATGTATTACTAAATAA
- a CDS encoding Ig-like domain-containing protein — MANKKTLIFAAILIVFLVGITATSATDDVDTQVLSDNSNTQDVVLADSNAEDNIALTDNMKEVPTVSEASEKNIKKPAVTSKEDTTKSSTKDTKKDGENKTYNVTNSNYNKYFASTGEILSAVSANSTLILSGEFQDKDFIITTNGLYVTGDNTTQINNGKVYIDGMASNVTVTNLKITVNNVDEIEAAIDIEGLNTAVSNNIIHITKDNGKAYGIRNNGGENATIIGNHVEVYGPSMDIDWTGSEPMAVTSAIISIYANNVVIANNTAKASKGENAESDYYGTIDAVELKGENITVDGNRISVEGARFGYAVNGLEFSNSNITNNKIEAYGERYIDGIQIGNGAHNLLIANNEITGVCQNKTIFKDDNEAMSFGIISTNMGGTTSENINITNNTINMNATIAYGMEIYGVSNNLISDNKLNLQSSAFAMGIGLAHSKGITINNNTVITKGNSGLKVNEVVEEIRPANHGIHVQQQSDNVKITNNVVLTEDAVAENATAVLINSSANPIVKNNALDTNTQSGADAIVTTNVTGATIENNTSNKTGKAKAEISIVLPSEAVTSTTIKIKANVINEATGAKVNEGTVVFKINGNTIKMNGKSEMKVTNGVAEVSYYLNGLTAKSYKITATYSGSDNYDEAETTSNLNVLKTNISFTPKTITGYSGETIKLNETLCDVSGKTLIGKNKIVIKLNGKTYYKGTIEDGKLDISLKLPDGLRAGVNNLTIIIGESNRYNQASTLYTINTPKQDTIITIEPVSTYGAVYTTFKATFKTAHTGTNVLSGKVAFKVNGKTIQNMDEQGNVIKEPVRVVDGVAILHTFFPLDMKSKNYNITVTYSGNNYANSGRETLVDGLTIL; from the coding sequence ATGGCAAATAAAAAAACATTAATTTTTGCTGCTATTTTAATTGTATTTCTAGTAGGAATAACTGCAACATCAGCAACAGATGATGTAGACACTCAAGTATTATCAGATAATAGTAATACACAAGATGTAGTATTAGCTGATAGTAATGCAGAAGATAATATTGCATTAACTGATAATATGAAGGAAGTACCAACAGTATCTGAAGCATCAGAAAAAAATATTAAAAAACCTGCTGTTACTTCAAAAGAGGATACAACAAAAAGTAGCACAAAAGACACAAAAAAAGATGGAGAAAATAAAACCTATAATGTAACAAATTCTAACTATAATAAGTATTTTGCATCTACAGGTGAAATACTCTCAGCAGTTAGTGCAAATTCAACACTTATATTAAGTGGAGAATTCCAAGATAAAGACTTTATTATTACAACAAATGGATTATATGTTACAGGAGATAACACAACACAAATTAACAATGGTAAAGTCTACATTGATGGTATGGCAAGTAATGTAACTGTAACAAATCTTAAAATTACAGTAAATAATGTTGATGAAATAGAAGCAGCAATTGATATTGAAGGATTAAATACAGCAGTATCAAATAATATCATACACATAACAAAAGATAATGGAAAAGCATATGGTATTAGAAACAATGGTGGAGAAAATGCTACAATTATAGGAAACCATGTTGAAGTATATGGACCTTCCATGGATATTGACTGGACTGGATCAGAACCAATGGCTGTTACAAGTGCTATAATATCAATATATGCAAACAATGTAGTAATTGCAAATAACACAGCAAAAGCATCAAAAGGTGAAAATGCAGAATCTGATTATTATGGTACAATTGATGCTGTTGAATTAAAAGGTGAAAATATAACAGTTGATGGAAACAGAATCTCTGTTGAAGGTGCAAGATTTGGATATGCAGTAAATGGTCTTGAATTTTCAAATTCAAACATTACAAACAATAAAATTGAAGCATATGGTGAACGTTACATTGATGGTATCCAAATAGGAAATGGAGCACATAACCTTTTAATTGCAAATAATGAAATTACAGGTGTATGTCAAAATAAAACCATATTTAAAGATGATAATGAAGCTATGTCATTTGGTATTATCTCAACAAATATGGGTGGAACAACTAGTGAAAACATAAATATTACAAACAATACAATTAACATGAATGCTACAATTGCATATGGAATGGAAATTTATGGTGTATCAAACAACTTAATATCAGATAATAAATTAAATCTTCAAAGTTCAGCATTTGCAATGGGTATTGGTCTTGCTCATTCAAAAGGCATTACAATTAATAACAACACAGTAATAACAAAAGGTAACAGTGGACTTAAAGTAAATGAAGTTGTTGAAGAAATCAGACCAGCAAACCATGGAATTCATGTACAACAACAAAGTGATAATGTAAAAATTACAAACAATGTTGTATTAACAGAAGATGCAGTAGCTGAAAATGCAACTGCAGTTCTTATAAATTCATCAGCAAATCCTATTGTTAAAAATAATGCTCTTGATACAAATACACAAAGTGGAGCTGATGCAATAGTTACAACAAATGTTACAGGAGCTACAATTGAAAACAATACAAGTAATAAAACAGGAAAAGCAAAAGCTGAAATTAGTATTGTTCTTCCAAGTGAAGCTGTAACATCAACAACAATAAAAATTAAAGCAAATGTTATTAATGAAGCAACAGGTGCTAAAGTAAATGAAGGAACTGTTGTATTTAAAATTAATGGTAATACTATTAAAATGAATGGTAAAAGTGAAATGAAAGTAACAAATGGTGTTGCTGAAGTTAGCTACTACCTTAATGGTCTTACAGCTAAATCATATAAAATTACAGCTACATATTCTGGTAGTGATAATTATGATGAAGCAGAAACTACATCAAATCTTAATGTATTAAAAACTAATATTTCATTTACTCCTAAAACAATCACAGGATATTCTGGTGAAACAATAAAACTTAATGAAACATTATGTGATGTTAGTGGTAAAACATTAATTGGTAAAAATAAAATTGTTATTAAATTAAATGGTAAAACATACTATAAAGGTACAATTGAAGATGGAAAATTAGATATTAGCTTAAAACTTCCAGATGGACTTAGAGCTGGTGTAAATAATCTTACAATTATAATTGGTGAATCAAACAGATACAACCAGGCATCAACACTTTATACAATTAATACACCAAAACAGGATACAATTATTACAATTGAACCTGTAAGTACATATGGTGCTGTATATACTACATTTAAAGCTACATTTAAAACAGCTCATACAGGTACAAATGTTTTAAGTGGTAAAGTTGCATTTAAAGTAAATGGTAAAACTATCCAGAATATGGATGAACAGGGAAATGTTATTAAAGAACCTGTTCGTGTAGTTGATGGTGTTGCTATACTTCACACATTCTTCCCACTTGACATGAAATCTAAAAATTATAATATTACAGTTACATACTCAGGTAACAACTATGCAAATAGTGGTCGTGAAACTTTAGTTGATGGACTTACAATATTATAA